In a genomic window of Limisphaera ngatamarikiensis:
- the tilS gene encoding tRNA lysidine(34) synthetase TilS — translation MTAAADPNARAAQQLLHHVAANLRSLGLIEPRQKVLVAVSGGCDSMVLLDLLHRLAPRFEWALAVAHFNHQLRGEAADADEALVRQQATRFQLPFFAGRGDVRALARQRRWSLEMAARALRLDFLLRTARDWGSPVIALGHHADDQLELFFLRILRGTGGEGLEGMRWKSPAPQTPMSPAEPSPTTLLVRPLLDVPRATLRAYAALRQVPFREDTSNRSTDILRNRIRHELLPLLESAYQPGLRHTIPRLMEIVGAEAAAVRLWAERWLATPDTPFDQLPEAVQRAVLRLQLRQLGHEPTFELVEQLRLHPGRRVTAGPHTWFLRNPQGRVQVAPPTQLAFQPRQAALKLTRAGHATFEGVHLSWRITPTRGDRRPPHKPRVEYFDADAVGRIVLLRFWQPGDRFQPLGLPRPAKLQDLFTEAGVPPDERRRRLLAIASNGTIFWVEGLRPGEAFKLTPNTRHRLRWAWTRETPAGPPELPPELAEP, via the coding sequence ATGACGGCCGCCGCTGACCCCAACGCCCGCGCCGCCCAACAACTGCTCCACCACGTGGCGGCCAACCTTCGATCGCTCGGGCTCATCGAACCCCGACAAAAGGTGCTGGTCGCCGTCTCCGGCGGATGTGATTCCATGGTCCTTCTGGACCTGCTCCACCGCCTGGCACCGCGGTTCGAATGGGCCCTCGCAGTCGCCCACTTCAATCACCAGCTCCGCGGCGAAGCCGCCGACGCCGATGAAGCCCTCGTGCGCCAGCAAGCCACGCGATTCCAACTGCCCTTCTTTGCCGGCCGCGGCGACGTGCGCGCCCTGGCCCGACAACGCCGTTGGTCCCTCGAAATGGCCGCCCGGGCCTTGCGCCTGGACTTCCTGCTTCGAACCGCCCGCGACTGGGGCAGCCCGGTCATCGCCCTGGGCCACCACGCCGACGATCAACTGGAGCTGTTTTTCCTCCGCATCCTCCGCGGCACTGGCGGCGAGGGACTCGAAGGCATGCGCTGGAAATCCCCCGCGCCACAAACGCCCATGTCCCCGGCCGAACCCTCGCCGACAACCCTCCTGGTCCGGCCCCTCCTGGACGTCCCGCGCGCCACCCTGCGCGCCTACGCAGCCCTGCGCCAGGTCCCGTTCCGCGAAGATACTTCCAACCGCTCCACCGACATCCTCCGCAACCGTATCCGGCACGAGCTGCTCCCCCTGCTGGAATCGGCCTACCAACCCGGCCTCCGACACACCATCCCCAGGCTCATGGAAATCGTCGGCGCCGAAGCCGCCGCCGTCCGACTCTGGGCCGAACGATGGCTCGCCACCCCGGACACGCCATTTGACCAGCTACCCGAGGCCGTCCAACGCGCCGTCCTGCGCCTGCAACTCCGTCAGCTGGGCCACGAACCCACCTTCGAGCTGGTGGAACAGCTCCGGCTCCACCCCGGACGTCGTGTCACCGCCGGCCCCCACACATGGTTCCTGCGCAATCCCCAGGGACGCGTCCAGGTCGCCCCACCCACACAGCTCGCCTTCCAACCCCGTCAAGCCGCGCTGAAACTCACCCGGGCCGGTCACGCCACCTTCGAAGGCGTCCACCTGTCCTGGCGCATCACCCCCACACGCGGGGACCGGCGCCCACCCCACAAACCGCGCGTCGAGTATTTCGACGCCGACGCCGTCGGACGCATCGTCCTGCTCCGCTTCTGGCAACCCGGCGACCGTTTCCAACCCCTGGGACTGCCACGGCCCGCCAAACTCCAGGACCTCTTCACGGAAGCCGGCGTTCCACCCGACGAACGCCGGCGACGCCTCCTCGCCATCGCTTCCAACGGAACCATCTTCTGGGTCGAAGGACTCCGACCCGGCGAGGCGTTCAAGCTCACTCCGAACACCCGACACCGCCTTCGCTGGGCATGGACAAGAGAAACACCCGCCGGTCCGCCAGAACTTCCGCCGGAGCTGGCCGAACCGTGA
- a CDS encoding glycosyltransferase produces MRISIVIPAYNEQQLLGGTLEAVQKAAHAFTRRSWQTELIVCDNNSTDATAGIAAAAGATVVHEPVRQIARARNRGARAATGDWLVFLDADSQPDTPLFEDVARHMNDPGVLAGGSTLRMDTNHWLGQCALACWNLASRCGKWLAGAFIFVRAEAFHTVGGFNEDLYAAEEIDLTRRLRTLARTRHQRIVILHRHPLLTSARKLHLYTPAELLRFWLRAACHHRQTVTDRKACFLWYDGRR; encoded by the coding sequence GTGCGGATCTCCATCGTCATCCCGGCCTACAACGAGCAACAACTCCTTGGCGGTACCCTCGAGGCCGTCCAGAAGGCCGCACATGCGTTCACCCGACGCTCCTGGCAAACCGAATTGATCGTCTGCGACAACAATTCCACCGACGCCACCGCCGGCATTGCAGCCGCCGCAGGTGCCACCGTGGTCCACGAGCCCGTCCGACAAATCGCCCGGGCCCGAAACCGCGGCGCCCGGGCCGCCACGGGCGATTGGCTGGTGTTCCTCGACGCCGATTCCCAGCCCGACACGCCCCTTTTCGAAGACGTGGCCCGGCACATGAACGATCCCGGAGTCCTCGCCGGCGGTTCTACCCTGCGAATGGACACAAACCACTGGCTCGGCCAATGCGCCCTTGCCTGCTGGAACCTCGCCAGCCGCTGCGGCAAATGGCTCGCCGGCGCCTTCATCTTCGTCCGTGCCGAGGCCTTCCACACCGTCGGCGGATTCAACGAAGACCTCTACGCCGCCGAGGAAATCGATCTCACCCGGCGCCTACGCACCCTGGCCCGCACCCGCCACCAGCGGATCGTCATCCTGCATCGCCATCCCCTGCTCACCTCCGCCCGCAAACTTCACCTCTACACCCCGGCCGAACTGCTCCGTTTCTGGCTCCGGGCCGCCTGCCACCACCGCCAAACCGTGACCGACCGCAAGGCCTGTTTCCTCTGGTATGACGGCCGCCGCTGA